One genomic window of Ilyobacter polytropus DSM 2926 includes the following:
- a CDS encoding uracil-xanthine permease family protein: protein MTTLGTKTKYILGLQHVLAMFGATVLVPFLTGLNPSIALLTAGAGTLLFHYCTKKIVPVFLGSSFAFIGAISLVLKEEGIGVVKAGVIGAGLVYIAMAYIIKTYGVERVSSFFPAIVTGPTIMVIGLRLSPVALGMIGYSNGHFDIKGLIIALIVVTSMIAISVLEKSFFRLVPILISVTLGYLASIPAGLVNFEPIKNAGWIGFSPEALHDLTAIPEFSVTGLLAIAPIAMVVFIEHIGDITTNGAVVGKDFFKEPGIHRTMLGDGVATLFAGFLGGPANTTYGENTGVLAVTKVYDPSVLRIAAGYAIVLSFIGKFGAILQTIPTPVMGGVSLILFGMIASVGVRTLIEADLDFGHSRNLIIASLIFVLGIAIDNVVVWKTVSLSGLAIAAFTGVLLNKILPKNI from the coding sequence ATGACTACACTGGGAACAAAAACAAAATATATCTTGGGACTGCAACATGTACTTGCCATGTTTGGAGCAACTGTATTGGTACCTTTTTTAACAGGACTAAATCCTTCAATTGCACTCTTAACAGCAGGAGCCGGGACTTTATTATTTCACTACTGTACTAAAAAGATAGTACCTGTATTCTTAGGTTCTTCATTTGCATTTATCGGGGCGATATCCCTTGTTTTAAAAGAAGAGGGTATAGGGGTTGTAAAAGCCGGGGTAATAGGTGCCGGGCTGGTCTATATAGCAATGGCTTATATAATAAAAACCTATGGAGTTGAAAGGGTAAGTTCATTTTTCCCTGCAATTGTAACAGGACCTACAATAATGGTAATCGGTCTAAGGCTTAGTCCTGTGGCCCTTGGAATGATAGGTTATTCAAATGGTCATTTTGATATAAAAGGACTTATAATTGCTTTAATAGTTGTTACATCTATGATTGCAATATCTGTTTTGGAAAAGTCATTCTTTAGACTGGTACCTATACTTATATCTGTTACTTTAGGCTACTTGGCCTCTATACCTGCAGGACTTGTCAACTTTGAGCCTATAAAGAATGCAGGCTGGATAGGGTTTTCTCCTGAAGCTTTACACGACCTTACTGCTATTCCAGAGTTTTCAGTAACTGGTCTTCTTGCTATAGCACCTATAGCAATGGTTGTATTTATCGAGCATATTGGGGATATCACAACAAACGGAGCAGTTGTAGGAAAAGATTTCTTTAAGGAGCCTGGAATTCACAGGACAATGCTAGGAGACGGAGTTGCAACTTTGTTTGCAGGGTTTTTAGGCGGTCCTGCAAATACAACCTATGGTGAGAATACAGGTGTACTTGCTGTGACGAAGGTATATGATCCCTCAGTACTTAGAATAGCTGCTGGTTATGCAATAGTACTTAGTTTTATAGGTAAGTTCGGAGCTATACTTCAGACTATTCCAACACCTGTTATGGGAGGAGTATCTCTTATATTATTTGGAATGATAGCCTCTGTAGGAGTGAGAACTCTTATAGAAGCGGATTTGGATTTTGGACACTCAAGAAACCTAATAATAGCATCTCTTATATTTGTCTTGGGAATAGCCATAGATAATGTAGTTGTATGGAAGACAGTTTCACTTTCAGGACTTGCAATAGCGGCCTTCACAGGTGTTTTGTTAAATAAAATCTTACCAAAAAACATATAA
- a CDS encoding thioesterase family protein, with protein MKLILEKTVKAEETAAKVASGALDVFSTPMLIAFMENTAFNLAQKELEDGDTTVGISVNIKHLKANLVGDLLKCEALLTKIDGKKLFFNVKVTYNDEIVGDGEHIRYIVNEKKFIEKIRG; from the coding sequence ATGAAACTTATTCTTGAGAAAACTGTAAAAGCTGAAGAAACGGCTGCAAAAGTGGCATCGGGAGCATTAGATGTTTTTTCAACACCTATGTTAATTGCATTCATGGAAAATACGGCTTTTAATTTGGCTCAAAAAGAACTGGAAGATGGAGATACTACAGTGGGAATCTCTGTAAATATAAAACATTTGAAAGCTAACCTTGTAGGTGACCTTTTAAAATGTGAAGCACTGTTAACAAAAATAGACGGTAAAAAGTTATTTTTCAATGTTAAAGTTACATATAACGATGAAATAGTTGGCGACGGGGAACATATCCGTTATATCGTCAATGAAAAGAAGTTTATTGAAAAAATAAGGGGATAG
- the yfcE gene encoding phosphodiesterase: MKIFVISDIHGSLEYLEKALEAYKSEKADMILILGDVLYHGPRNPIPRSYDPQSVAKLLNNLKNKIIAVRGNCDSEVDQMLLEFPIMSDFSNIFWNDKRIFATHGHLYNIKKNPNISPGDILIHGHTHIPLAGINNDIFILNPGSITFPKENYPNSYGIFEGNSFKVISFDSKIIKEIEF; this comes from the coding sequence ATGAAAATATTTGTTATTTCTGATATTCACGGATCTTTGGAATATCTTGAAAAAGCCTTAGAAGCATATAAAAGTGAAAAAGCAGATATGATTCTCATTTTAGGCGATGTTCTTTATCATGGCCCTAGGAATCCGATTCCAAGATCTTATGACCCTCAGTCTGTTGCAAAACTTTTAAATAATCTGAAAAATAAGATTATTGCAGTAAGAGGCAATTGTGACAGTGAAGTTGATCAAATGCTTTTAGAATTCCCTATCATGTCTGACTTTTCAAATATCTTTTGGAATGATAAGCGTATATTTGCTACTCACGGTCATCTCTACAACATAAAAAAAAATCCTAATATATCCCCTGGAGATATACTAATACATGGGCACACCCATATCCCGCTTGCTGGAATTAACAATGATATATTCATATTAAATCCAGGTTCCATAACTTTCCCTAAAGAAAATTATCCAAATTCATATGGCATTTTTGAAGGAAACTCTTTCAAGGTTATATCATTTGATAGCAAAATTATAAAAGAGATAGAATTTTAA
- a CDS encoding thiamine diphosphokinase produces MKRAIVFLNGELLEEDKFYKEFIKDDDDIYCADGGAMHTYKLGKIPIEIIGDMDSVSKDVLVYYENKKTIIKRFSKDKDFTDGELILEYLDSKNYDEVIVFAAMGGRTDHALTNLNLIFKYKKTKFISEKEEIFAVDRYFKFENQIGKEVSFIPFSDEISRLTLKGFKFPLDRYKLKRGSSICMSNIIIENTAEINFENGTLLCILQK; encoded by the coding sequence ATGAAAAGAGCAATTGTTTTTTTAAACGGAGAACTTTTAGAAGAGGATAAATTTTACAAAGAATTTATAAAAGATGACGATGACATATACTGTGCCGACGGTGGAGCAATGCATACATACAAGCTTGGTAAGATACCTATTGAAATAATAGGGGATATGGATTCTGTTTCGAAAGATGTCCTGGTATACTATGAAAATAAAAAAACTATTATAAAAAGGTTCTCCAAAGATAAAGATTTTACAGACGGAGAGTTAATCCTAGAGTATTTGGATTCCAAAAATTATGATGAGGTGATTGTCTTTGCTGCTATGGGAGGCAGAACTGATCATGCACTCACAAATCTGAATCTGATCTTTAAATACAAAAAAACTAAATTTATATCTGAAAAAGAAGAAATTTTTGCTGTAGACAGATATTTTAAATTTGAAAATCAAATTGGAAAAGAAGTATCTTTTATACCTTTTTCTGATGAGATAAGCCGACTTACATTGAAAGGATTTAAATTTCCCTTAGACAGATACAAATTAAAAAGAGGATCATCAATTTGTATGAGTAACATCATAATAGAAAATACAGCAGAAATAAATTTTGAAAATGGAACTCTCCTCTGTATACTTCAAAAATAA
- a CDS encoding endonuclease/exonuclease/phosphatase family protein yields the protein MNFFKKILTYFLISFSVFSQEAYIASFNSLHLGWDKNKDYKSITEFLSLFDLIGLQEVMKKDGVKKLTAELERTTGEKWKYLISDYSVGTKRYREYYAYIWKDDKVKLINKRRGFYKSDNETADKREYMRKPYGADFKIGEFDFTYVLCHVVYGDSIRERRAEAYLLDKVYTYFQDIDENEQDILIGGDFNLPAYDDSFRRLFSHEDQIFYGIDPVNKTTIGKKGLSNSYDNIFYSYRYTKEFTGNSGVIDFTQGNYSEVRKSISDHLPVFIEVDTTKDDD from the coding sequence ATGAATTTTTTTAAAAAGATTTTAACATATTTTTTAATCTCATTTTCTGTTTTTTCTCAGGAGGCATACATAGCTAGTTTTAACTCCCTTCATCTAGGATGGGATAAAAACAAAGACTATAAGAGTATAACTGAATTTCTGTCTTTATTTGATCTCATAGGCCTTCAGGAGGTAATGAAAAAAGATGGAGTGAAAAAACTCACTGCAGAACTTGAAAGAACCACAGGAGAAAAGTGGAAGTATCTCATATCTGACTATAGTGTCGGAACAAAAAGATACAGAGAATATTATGCCTATATCTGGAAAGATGACAAGGTAAAACTTATTAATAAAAGAAGAGGTTTTTATAAATCTGACAATGAGACTGCAGACAAAAGAGAATATATGAGAAAGCCCTATGGAGCAGATTTTAAAATAGGAGAGTTTGATTTTACTTATGTTTTATGTCACGTGGTATACGGGGACAGCATCAGAGAAAGAAGGGCAGAGGCTTATCTTCTAGACAAGGTATATACATATTTTCAAGATATCGATGAAAATGAACAGGATATACTTATAGGAGGGGATTTTAATCTTCCTGCTTACGATGACTCTTTTAGACGTCTTTTTTCCCATGAAGATCAGATCTTCTACGGAATAGATCCCGTAAATAAGACCACTATAGGAAAAAAAGGACTATCAAATTCATACGATAATATTTTTTACTCTTATAGATATACAAAGGAGTTTACAGGTAACAGCGGAGTTATAGATTTTACACAGGGAAATTATAGCGAGGTGAGAAAAAGTATTTCTGATCATCTTCCGGTTTTTATAGAGGTGGATACAACAAAAGATGATGACTGA
- a CDS encoding alpha/beta hydrolase fold domain-containing protein, whose translation MNTAMEFLLLSMLSYGDFSEEDYGKTLEELLFGDEKSRERIVNNEGILLTKDNYHLLFDYFKEFLREWEIFHVDNRTVSGKNFYSKASGFYAVAFKKKNKFVISFRGSETYPVEDAYRDFIETDLLIGMGKRPKQFEDGLEVYETIARSDEVEIENISITGHSLGGGIAQFVAVMADKKGYTVPYTCTWNAVGINKNGIIGIDDFINFEDMLKGIYPFSEREMGYLVQMKDLFMGFLFRELKKMGHIKDRETVKLKEDEIIEFNITDAFIEDFIKYIKFDRYIISFDMTTRRDLFRDHNFVKKLFQIPEFSKWLLEAKEFIMKIKKNKAYEDVIVNFCHSKDMTTSLFKHIGSVYLVDQDFIKKDVKRRSFFKNFFILKKYVKEYHFEDVFLPFLITEGDRRGRFSNNLNIDFIASSIRKLIYLEKYLENALLIKYYSLEESEGEEEKVRELVIKGIKNSKDELIYKEQLLISMEKLEKAEIKLLWGKILEKMVSPYKPKDIYDTVIYS comes from the coding sequence ATGAATACAGCTATGGAATTTTTATTGTTGAGCATGCTTTCATATGGTGATTTTTCAGAAGAGGATTATGGGAAAACCCTAGAAGAACTTCTTTTTGGAGATGAAAAATCCAGGGAAAGAATAGTAAACAACGAGGGAATACTTCTTACTAAGGATAACTACCATCTTTTGTTTGACTATTTCAAGGAATTCTTAAGAGAATGGGAAATTTTTCATGTGGACAACAGAACTGTAAGTGGAAAAAACTTTTATTCTAAGGCTTCGGGATTTTATGCTGTCGCCTTTAAAAAGAAAAATAAATTTGTAATATCTTTTAGAGGGAGTGAAACTTATCCGGTAGAAGACGCCTACAGGGATTTTATAGAGACTGATCTCCTTATAGGAATGGGAAAGCGTCCAAAACAGTTTGAAGACGGGCTAGAAGTTTATGAAACAATAGCCAGGTCAGATGAAGTTGAGATCGAGAATATATCTATAACAGGGCACTCTCTAGGAGGGGGTATAGCCCAGTTTGTAGCTGTGATGGCAGATAAAAAAGGGTATACAGTTCCATATACCTGCACTTGGAATGCTGTGGGAATAAATAAAAACGGAATTATAGGAATAGATGATTTTATAAACTTTGAAGATATGCTCAAAGGAATATATCCCTTTAGCGAGAGAGAGATGGGCTATTTAGTCCAGATGAAAGATCTGTTTATGGGATTTTTGTTTAGAGAACTAAAGAAAATGGGTCACATAAAAGACAGGGAAACTGTAAAACTAAAGGAAGATGAAATAATTGAATTTAATATTACAGATGCTTTTATAGAGGACTTCATAAAATATATAAAATTCGATAGATATATAATAAGTTTTGATATGACTACCAGGAGAGATCTTTTTAGAGATCATAATTTTGTGAAGAAACTTTTTCAAATTCCAGAGTTTTCAAAATGGCTCTTAGAGGCTAAAGAGTTTATCATGAAAATTAAAAAAAACAAGGCTTATGAAGATGTAATTGTAAACTTTTGTCACTCTAAGGATATGACCACCTCACTTTTTAAACATATAGGGAGTGTATACCTAGTAGATCAGGATTTTATAAAGAAAGATGTAAAGAGAAGAAGTTTTTTTAAAAACTTTTTTATTTTGAAAAAATATGTTAAAGAATATCATTTTGAAGATGTATTTCTACCTTTTTTGATTACTGAAGGAGATAGAAGGGGGCGGTTTTCAAACAATCTAAATATTGATTTTATAGCAAGTTCTATAAGGAAACTTATCTACCTCGAGAAATACTTAGAAAATGCTCTCCTGATTAAATACTATAGTCTAGAAGAGTCAGAAGGAGAAGAGGAAAAAGTCAGAGAGCTTGTAATAAAGGGAATAAAAAATTCAAAAGACGAACTTATATATAAAGAACAGCTCTTAATATCTATGGAAAAATTGGAAAAAGCTGAGATAAAACTTTTATGGGGAAAAATTTTAGAAAAAATGGTTAGTCCCTATAAGCCAAAAGATATATATGATACAGTTATATACTCATAA
- a CDS encoding diacylglycerol kinase — protein MPDKKETHNIRESFNFAIEGVVEAIKTEKHMRFHVWATFMVIILSFMYGVTKYELIILTITISLVWITELINTAVENSIDIVCKSYHPLAKNAKDMAAGAVLVAAVNSLIVGYVIFDEKLDIIFRQTFEFLRSSHKHVFSIILTVVAVAVIWMKSCYKKGTPLKGGMVSGHSALAASIWVNVVFITENIKVFFLSFFLVLMVMQSRIEGKIHTPLETLYGALLGGGLTYFLLVTLKM, from the coding sequence ATGCCTGATAAGAAGGAGACACATAATATAAGAGAGAGTTTTAATTTTGCTATAGAGGGTGTAGTCGAGGCAATTAAAACAGAAAAACATATGAGGTTCCATGTATGGGCGACTTTTATGGTTATAATCCTTTCTTTTATGTATGGTGTTACAAAGTATGAACTAATAATTCTTACCATAACGATCTCTTTGGTTTGGATAACAGAACTTATAAATACAGCTGTGGAGAACTCTATAGATATAGTGTGTAAATCTTATCATCCCCTTGCTAAGAATGCCAAGGATATGGCTGCAGGAGCAGTATTAGTTGCTGCAGTGAACTCCCTGATAGTTGGATATGTGATATTTGACGAAAAACTTGATATTATTTTCAGACAGACTTTCGAATTTTTAAGAAGTTCCCATAAACATGTTTTTTCTATAATTTTAACTGTAGTTGCTGTGGCAGTGATATGGATGAAATCCTGTTATAAAAAAGGAACCCCCTTAAAAGGCGGAATGGTGAGCGGTCACAGTGCTTTAGCAGCCTCTATATGGGTCAATGTGGTTTTTATCACAGAAAATATAAAAGTATTTTTCCTCAGCTTTTTTCTTGTCCTTATGGTTATGCAGTCTAGAATAGAGGGTAAAATACATACTCCACTGGAGACTCTTTATGGTGCTCTATTAGGAGGGGGACTGACTTATTTTTTACTGGTTACCCTTAAAATGTAG
- the ybeY gene encoding rRNA maturation RNase YbeY, whose product MELVLEIGNETEGYEEKIDISNVEKYIKGVLEEEYPEAKKPVYISMLLTDNENIQIVNRDYRGKDTPTDVISFAYHETEFEIGPYDTLGDIVISLERVEEQAEDYGHNFQREFYYVLTHGLLHLLGYDHIEDEDKSIMREKEEEILKKHGYTRD is encoded by the coding sequence ATGGAATTGGTACTTGAAATTGGAAATGAAACAGAAGGATATGAAGAAAAGATAGATATAAGTAACGTAGAAAAGTACATAAAGGGAGTGTTAGAAGAGGAATATCCCGAGGCAAAAAAACCTGTGTATATATCTATGCTTCTCACTGATAATGAAAATATACAAATTGTAAATAGGGATTATAGAGGGAAAGACACTCCTACTGATGTAATATCATTTGCTTATCATGAGACAGAGTTTGAAATAGGACCTTACGATACTTTAGGTGATATAGTTATATCTTTAGAGAGGGTAGAAGAACAAGCGGAAGATTATGGGCATAATTTTCAGAGGGAATTTTATTATGTTTTGACTCACGGACTTCTTCATCTTTTAGGATATGATCATATAGAGGATGAAGATAAGAGTATTATGAGGGAGAAAGAAGAAGAGATCCTTAAAAAACATGGTTACACTAGAGATTAA
- a CDS encoding HD family phosphohydrolase, which produces MKKIEIFGRRLVFKLEKKKEEEREYNVNYDEIVGEKLIYLIILISAIVISSKAFLFTSTLNVGDVVTKDIIAPRSIRYNDRAAKERLVDDVINSSEREYIYIPESEKLSVQKADKFYSLLISLKEPNRRDIDLEEFKRRTDTAISKSLLDQLKKEDIEVLKKSRGNITNVLEKIYEIGITRDMKLKNTSATLEEFEEGLSIEEKIVLRYFLSPNYVYDAEATKKVIEGKIAQIDDVIVEVRAGSVIAKKGEILTESQVSALREYGLYSGERNAFFIMANIIYLGIVSVVFYYVSRRYLKSEIVNKNKYRSTFLILAFTFLSLRFTKSNLLYFLPLDAVFFLLGILIDTKFAAIMGAFVLLYSMPIVDFDQGFFVTYSVAFLLSTYLMNNIKNRTTLINAGVQLGVTKLLIVILINMFLREEAVYTIIKGGEMLLSGIFSGMLTIALLPYFERTFNILTPFKLIELGDLSHPLLRELSVNAPGTFHHSMLVATLSENAAEAIGANAIFTRVASYYHDIGKMKRPNFYVENQQGGTNPHTKLTPSMSNLIITSHTRDGVEMAKEYGIPREIRDIMVEHQGTTLLAYFYNKAKKGNPTVQEEDFRYSGPKPRTKESAIIMLADSIEAAVRSLDEKTPITIEKMIRKILSSKIEDNQLSEANLTFKEIEIIIKTFTKVLMGIHHVRIKYPGQK; this is translated from the coding sequence ATGAAAAAAATTGAAATTTTTGGCAGAAGACTTGTTTTCAAGCTGGAAAAGAAAAAAGAAGAGGAAAGAGAATATAATGTAAATTACGATGAAATCGTAGGTGAAAAGTTAATATATCTTATAATTCTAATATCGGCAATAGTCATAAGTTCTAAAGCTTTTTTGTTTACTAGTACCTTAAATGTGGGGGATGTAGTAACAAAGGATATAATTGCACCAAGATCAATCCGTTATAATGACCGAGCAGCAAAGGAAAGGCTGGTAGATGATGTTATAAACTCATCTGAAAGAGAATATATCTATATACCGGAATCAGAAAAACTGTCCGTTCAAAAGGCAGATAAATTTTACAGCCTTTTGATAAGTCTTAAAGAACCAAACAGAAGGGATATTGATTTAGAGGAGTTTAAACGTCGAACAGATACTGCTATTTCTAAAAGTCTGTTAGATCAGCTGAAAAAGGAAGATATAGAGGTTCTCAAAAAAAGTCGTGGAAATATAACAAATGTTTTGGAAAAAATATATGAAATAGGCATAACACGAGATATGAAACTGAAAAATACTTCAGCAACCTTAGAAGAATTTGAAGAGGGACTAAGTATAGAAGAGAAAATAGTCTTGAGATATTTTCTATCTCCTAACTATGTCTATGATGCAGAAGCCACTAAAAAGGTTATAGAGGGTAAAATAGCCCAGATCGATGATGTAATCGTAGAGGTAAGGGCAGGTAGTGTAATAGCAAAAAAGGGTGAGATATTAACAGAATCACAAGTTAGTGCCCTAAGAGAATATGGGCTTTATAGCGGAGAAAGAAATGCATTTTTTATAATGGCAAATATAATCTATCTTGGAATAGTTTCTGTAGTTTTTTATTATGTTTCAAGAAGATATTTAAAATCTGAAATTGTCAACAAAAATAAGTATAGAAGTACCTTTTTGATACTGGCTTTCACATTTTTATCTTTGAGATTTACAAAGTCAAATTTACTGTATTTTCTTCCGCTGGATGCTGTTTTTTTCCTTTTAGGAATACTTATAGACACTAAATTTGCAGCTATAATGGGAGCCTTTGTACTACTGTATTCTATGCCTATAGTGGATTTTGATCAGGGATTCTTTGTGACGTACAGTGTGGCATTTCTTTTATCAACCTATCTAATGAATAATATAAAAAACAGGACAACTCTCATAAATGCAGGGGTACAGCTTGGTGTGACGAAACTGCTGATAGTTATTTTGATAAATATGTTTTTAAGGGAGGAAGCAGTATATACCATTATTAAAGGTGGAGAAATGCTTCTTTCAGGTATTTTTTCAGGGATGCTCACTATAGCATTACTTCCTTATTTTGAAAGGACATTTAATATACTTACACCTTTTAAACTGATAGAACTGGGAGATCTTTCTCATCCACTTCTTAGAGAGCTGTCTGTAAATGCTCCGGGAACCTTTCATCACTCTATGCTTGTTGCTACTCTTTCAGAGAATGCAGCAGAGGCCATAGGTGCAAATGCTATATTTACAAGGGTGGCATCATATTATCATGATATAGGTAAAATGAAGAGACCTAATTTTTATGTGGAAAATCAGCAGGGAGGAACGAATCCTCATACAAAACTTACTCCATCAATGAGTAACCTTATAATAACATCTCATACCCGTGACGGGGTAGAGATGGCAAAAGAATATGGGATACCTCGTGAGATAAGGGATATTATGGTGGAGCATCAGGGAACTACCTTGCTAGCTTATTTTTATAATAAAGCCAAAAAAGGAAATCCAACTGTGCAGGAAGAGGACTTTAGATACTCAGGGCCAAAGCCGCGAACCAAGGAATCAGCCATAATAATGTTAGCAGATTCTATAGAGGCTGCAGTGAGATCTCTAGATGAGAAAACTCCTATAACCATAGAAAAAATGATAAGAAAAATACTGAGCAGTAAGATAGAGGATAACCAGCTTTCTGAGGCGAATCTTACATTTAAAGAGATAGAGATTATTATAAAGACCTTTACTAAGGTGCTTATGGGTATTCATCATGTTAGGATAAAATATCCGGGTCAAAAGTAG